CACACCCTGGGAGAGCCAACCCGGAGGCGGCAGGCGATTCACGAGCCACCCCGGCCAACGACCTACCGGACACTGCGACTCTGAGGCCCCACGAACCGGTCCCCACATACAAGTCGGCGATTCACCTCCGCTCACCCACCGTCTTGCGCATAGGGGCTTTGTTTGCACAATGGATTGTTCAGCAGTATGGTGAACAAACCATTGTCTCCTAGAGGTGGCACCATATGGAGAAAATTGGATGAGCGATCAGCAGACAAGTGTCTTGGTCACGGGTGTGGCTAGTGGTATCGGTAAAGCGTGTGCCGAGCGTTTCCTCACCGAGGGATGGCGCGTCCTTGGATGGGACTTGATCGACCCCGAGCTTGACGGCATCGTCTTCGAGAAGGTCGACGTATCCGACTGGGCGGCCGGCCTCAAGGCGGGAAGGCGGTTGCCTGCCCTCAAAGCCGTCGTTAACTCCGCGGGAATCGCATCAAGACTGCCTGCGACCGAACTCGACCACGAGGAGTGGGACAGGCTTGTTGCCGTAAATCTCACCGGAAGCTTCTACGTGGCTCGCTTTACGTTCGATGCTCTGAGCAGGGGGACAGGCGCGCTCATCTTCCTCGGTTCGGTGGCTGGTACTGCCGGTTTTGCTAATCGTTCGGCGTATTGCGCTTCGAAGGCTGGAGTGCTCGCCCTGACACGATGCTTGGCAATCGAGTGGGCGACGTATGGGATCCGTGTCATGTCCGTTAGCCCGACGTTCACGCGTACGGGCCTTGTGTTGGACGGCATCCAGTCCGGTCGAACAAATGAATCGGACATCATTGACCATACGCCACAGCGGCGGCTGCTCGAAGCCGACGAAGTAGCGGGAGTCATCTACCAGGTAGTCCAGCCGAGCTTCGGGGCTGTCACGGGAAGCGACGTGCTCGTTGATGCGGGTTTCAACGCTCTGAGCGGCTTCTAGGACGTGAGGCAGGGATTGGATGGAGCACATGACTAGGCGAGAAAAGAAGGTTGGGCTACACAATCAGCTTGAAGCCGAACGGGTCGCCGTTAGTCGACCTTTTCTTCCGCTCATGGCGGCCTTTGGAGAGCCGAAGTTCATAGATTTGTTTTCTGCAAGTCGAACGGTCGCTGCCTGGCTTGACGTCGAAGTTGCACTTGCGAGGGCGCAGGCCCTTCACGGTGTCATTCCCCGTTCGGCAGCCGATCGCATCGAGCGGGAACTTCGCTCAGTCGAAATCGACCACGTGCTCGTCGTCGAAGGCAGCCGGAAGGTGGGCTATCCGATCTTGCCGTTCTTGGAGCAACTCGTGCAGACCGATCCCCAAGTCGCATCGTATGTACACTTCGGTGCGACCACCCAAGACATCATGGACACTGCTTTGGTGCTTCAACTTCGGGGAGCATGCGACGAGATCACGGCTACCTGTGTCGTCTTAGGAGATGCTTTGGCGACCCTCGCCGTAGCGGAACGAAACACGGTGATGGCGGGCCGCACCCATGGTCAGCAAGCTGTTCCGATCACATTTGGTATGAAGGTTGCCGGGTGGCTCGAGGAGGTCAGACGCGGTCTCGTTCGGCTCGACGAGGCACGAGGAAGCATGGAGGTCATTCAGCTGTACGGCGCGGCAGGTACGTCGGCAGCATTCGGCCCGATGAGCACCGCGACGCGCAAGAGCGTAGCCGAGATTCTGGGGCTCGGGTGTGATGACATGCCGTGGCATAGCGTCCGAGATCGCCTTTTCGGCCTGATCTCGGCACTCGTCGTGCTCGGGTCCGCCACCGGCCGGATAGCGCGGGAGATCGTAGACCTTGCTCGTAACGAGATTGGGGAGGTGCAAGAGGCCGAGGGCCGACTTTCTGGGGCATCGTCCACGATGCCGCAAAAGGCCAACCCGGTGTTGTCTGAAGCGATTGTTGGGCTAAGCGAAATGGCGTGCACGCTGTCTGCGGCGCCATTGAGGGCCATGACTGGCAGACATGAGCGGCCAGCGGGTGAGTGGCAGATGGAATGGGACTCGGTTCCCTTGATCGTCATGTACGCAGGAAGCGCACTAAGTCGGGGAATTGACCTCATCGAGGGCCTGCGGGTCAATCGTGAGCGGATGAAGGCGAACCTAGACGTAGATGGCGGCCTGTTGATGGCTGAAGCACTGATGATGAAGATGGCGCCCTTGATCGGTAGGAGCGAGGCACACGAGTTGATCTACGACTTAGTTGGGAACGCCAGAGTCGGGGGCGTCTCGCTGGCGCATGCGGTTCGCCCTATCTTGGAAGAGCATGGAGTAAGCGAAGAGTTCAGCCTGGACGGTGAGGAATACTTGGGAGAGGCCGAGGCCATCGTTTCGACCGCAGTAGGCCGCTGGTACGAGACGGGAGGTGACCGTTCATGATATCGATCGAGAGCGAGGCAATCGTGGCTCGCGTCGACGAGCGGAATGGTGACATCGTGTTCGTTGGTCGTCCCAACGGTACCAATCGGCTTTTCTTCCAAGATTGGGTCAGCCCGGCGGCTGGTCCGGGTTACGGCTCTGCTGCTATGGATTGGCTATCCACCTACCGAGGTGGATGGCAGGAGCTGATTCCCAATCCGGGCAACGACTCGGAATGGGGGGGCGTAGCGCTGCCATTTCACGGAGATGTCCGCTACGCCAGCTGGGAGGTTGTAGACCGATCCCCGACGTCGGTCTCGCTAAGAGTACCGACTCGTTTGCCGATCATCCTTGAGCGTTCTATGAGTGTCGAAGGGGAGGTGCTGAGGCTTGAGGAGCGGCTCGTGAGCGATGCACCAATAGATGTCCCCTTTGCCTGGACACACCACCCGGCGTTCGACGCACCTCCCGGAACGAAGATCGATCTGCCGCCCGCCCGTATTGCAGCCGACAGCGCGATGATCGGCGACCTCGTCGACGTTGTCGCGGGCAGCATCGGCACCTGGCCTGAGCTCCCAGCCGTCGACGGTGGCGTCATTGACCTAAGCGTGATCGACGAGCGTTCCGTCGAACGCCTAGTGTTCGCCAGCGAACTCAAAGGCCATTGGGCGGCCGTTCGCCATCCGGATGGATACACGATCGCTATGGCATGGGATCCGGAAACCTTCCCGAATCTGTGGGTTTGGTGGCAGATCGGAGGGTCTGGCTTTCCGTGGTTCGGGAGATCGAGGTTGGTGGCCATCGAACCATCCACGACTTCCGACTCATCGGGACTCGCCCCCGCCATTGAGCGCGGCGAACACCTGATGTTGTCTGCTGGTGGCTCGTGGTCAACATGGCTCACCATGACCTTAGTTGAGGGCAGAAATCGTGTAGTCAACGTGACTCGCGACGGACACGTATCGAGTGCAAGGATATAAAGTATGGCAAATACTGTGGTTGTGACTGGCTGCGGTGCTGGAATCGGCAGAGCGATCTTCGACCGCCTCTTGGCTGACGGCTATTACGTCGTGGGGATCGAGATCGATGCCGCCCGGTCTGCCGATGCTGAGGCGTTCGCAGGCGACAGTGGCAAGGTGGTCGGTGGAGATGTTGCAGACCGGCGGGTCCTCGATCAGGCATTGGATGAAGCGGTCAGTGTGGAGCAGCTGGCTGGTTGGGTCAACAACGCAGGCGTAGCCATTCCCGGGACACTGCATGCGCCTGATGCGGAGGAGGTGGACAGGCTCCTCTCAGTGAATCTCATGGGGGTGTTTTGGGGTTCGGCGACGGCGGTTCGCGGGTTTGTTGACGCTAGAACTGGCGGCAGTATCGTGAACATCTCATCCATTCACGGTGTCTCAGCGTTTCCTGGGTGGGCTGCCTACGACATGGCGAAGGGCGGAGTGGATGCACTGACGCGATACACAGCGGTGGAGTATGGTCCCGTCGGCATTCGAGCGAACGCTATTGCGCCGGGGGCAATCCGCACCGAACTAATGCAGCAGGAAGTCGATGATGCTGAGGATCCCGAGGCGATGAAACGGGAATTCACCCTGCTTCATCCGCTGGGGCGGCTCGGTGAGGCCTTCGAGATTGCTGACGTTGCAGCATTTTTGATCTCTGAGAACTCCTCGTTTTTGACAGGCCAGACGATCGCCGTCGATGGTGGAGCGACGGCGCGCTGCTACCGATTTCCGCCTAGCTCGGAGTTACTCGATCGTTACGGTAGCGATGCCAACTGAAGAAGATGGACGAGCCGAGGTGATGTGAATGCCGACGATGAGGGACGTAGCGCAGTTAGCACAGGTCGACATCAGTACCGTGTCGCGAGTGCTGAGCGATGACCCCGCTCAGCGTGTATCTGTTGAGACCAGGCAGCGGATTATCGACGTAGTCGATGAACTCCGCTACCGACCGAATGCTGCGGCGCGAACGCTCCGCACGGCCCGATCAGGCACCGTCGGACTGGTGATTCCCGATATCAGCCCAGTTTATGCGGAGATTGTCAAGGGCGCTCAGGAAGAAGCCGCACATCTGGGACTAGCGATTCTTCTCGCTTCCGACGGCGTTGGAACAACGACCGATTACCGAGCCTTGTACGAGGAAGGAAGGATCGATGGGTTGATCGTCGCGACTGCGCGACGACGACCCTTTGGGCTGAAGCAGCTCCAATCCGCCGGGCCAGTTGTGTTAGTGAACAGGCGCACGAGTGCAAACGTGCCGTATGTCGTCGTTGACGACGCTGGTGGCGCTCGAATGGCGACACGGTACCTACTTGATGCTGGCCATCGAGCGATCGTTTATCTCGACGGCGACCCGGATGCCGACACCTCCCATCGTCGGCGTAGGGGGTTTGAGTCCGAGATCCAGAAATTCAGCGGAGCTGTACCCATCGTCGAGCCCAGCGGATTTGACGAGCGGTCCGGTTACGAAGCCGGTGTGAGGCTGCTGCGCGTCAAGCCGGAGTTCACCGCAGTCCTCGCTGCCTCATCACGTGCCGCGATCGGATTCCTTGCGGCTGCACGTGCGGCTGATGTTGCCGTTCCAGATGAAGTGAGCGTGATCGGTATTCACGATACGACCGCGGCTGAGTTTGCCTGGCCGCCGCTTACGGTCGTGCGATTGCCGTTGCAGGACATGGGCAAAAATGCAGTCCAGGTTTTGTCGCTGTTGCTGACTGGCGAACCTGTTGCTTCGCTCACTATTGGGGAGCCAATCGACCTCATTGAGCGGGAATCCGTGAGGACATTGAACTAATGCAGCTGAAGCCGACGGAAGCTCTCACAACCATGCTGACCATCAGACTGGTCGAAGAGCGAATTCGCGAGGCTCGACTGGTGGGGACTGTGAGTGGTTCGGTCCATCTGGCAACAGGGCAAGAGGCAACGGCCGTGGGCGTTGCTCAGGCACTCGGACCTGATGATGCTTTGTTTTGTACCTATCGAGGCCACAACTACGGATCGCTCTCGGTGTGCCGCTAGTGGAACTTCTTGCAGAGGTTCTTGGGCGATCGGGAGGTACAAATGGCGGCCGAGCAGGAAGCCTGCTGATATCCAGCCCGCAGCATCGTTTCTTTGGCGAGAACGGGATCGTTGGAGGGCACCTGCCCATCGCCGTTGGCGTTGGGTTAGCTTTCTCATATAACACTCGCAGGGGAGCTCAGGCACGCGTTTCCGTAGCGGTGTTTGGTGACGGAGCGACGAACCAGGGAATGTTTCACGAAGCTGTCAACATGGCGTCCGTTTTTGACTGGCCCGTTGTGTTCGTATGCGAAAACAACCTGTACTCAGAACTTACGCCGATCGCCGACATGGTCAATGTCGAACGACTCACTGATCGAGCTCTGGCGTACGGAGTGCCGGGCATATCGATAGACGGCAACGATGTTGCTCAGGTCAGCTCGGCCATGCGAGCAGCACTAGATCGTGCGCGATCGGGCGGCGGCCCCACATTCCTTGAGCTGATGACATATCGCCTCGAAGGTCACTACGTCGGGGACCCAGGCGGTTACCGACCCGATCTAGAGGTGGAGCAAGCGTGGCAGAACGAACCAATCAGGCGCTTTCAACTGGCAGAAGGGGTGACCGACGAGGTTATCTCGATTCTCGAGACGGAGGTCCGCGCCGCAGTCGATGAGGCTTGGCAAGATGCGCTGGCCCAACCGAAGCCCGATCCACGGACCGTGGGAGATCACGTCTATGGCGCGTGAGGTGACTGTGGTCCAAGCGATCCGAGAGACGCTGGGTTGGCTCCTTGAGTCCGACGAGGGGATACTCGTGTTCGGCGAAGATGTGGGAAAGCCCGGCGGAGTGTTCGGGGTGACCCGTGGCCTGCAGGAACGGTTCGGGTCAGATCGCGTCTTCGATACGCCGATCAGCGAGTCGGCGATCGTTGGCGCCGCTACAGGAGCAGCGATGATGGGCTTGCGCCCAATCTGCGAGATCATGTGGATCGACTTTGCGCTCCTTGCAATGGATCAGATTATCAACCAAGCGGCAAAGGTGAGATACATGAGTGAATCTCGCCTATCGGTACCGATTGTGATTCGCACACAGCAGGGAGTGACCGAGGGGTCGTCTTCGCAACACTCGCAATCGTTCGAAGCGCTATTCGCTCACATCCCTGGATTGAAAGTTGTCATCCCGTCCCGACCGGCAGATTTCTCCTCCCTTCTGATCGCAGCCGCGCAGGACCCAGATCCCGTGTTGTTCATCGAGCACCGGTCACTCTACGGGGTAAAAGGCGAACTGCCTGATGTGATGGAGCCTGCGAATGTCGGTCAGGCGGAGGTGGTGCGCTCTGGTGAGGATGTAACCGTGATTTCTTGGGGTACCGGACTTCATATCAGCCTCGCGGCCGCCCAGATCGCGGACTCTTCGGGACTTTCTGTAGAGGTTATCGATCTTCGATGGCTCGAGCCCCTCGACTTCGCAAGCATCGCGGCATCGGTCGAGAAAACAGGTCGCGCGGTTGTCGTCCACGAAGCGGTCTTGAAAGGCGGCTTTGGAGCAGAAGTCGCCGCTCGAATCGCCGAAGAGTGCTTCTGGGAGCTCGATGCGCCGGTTCGTCGAGTGGGCGCAGCGTTCGTGCCGATGCCCCACGCTCCAGTTCTGCAAGATGCGATCTTGCCGAACGCCCGTCACCTTGCCCAAGTGCTTGCACGCACGGTCCAGGTATGACAACGATTCGGTCAGTTGACGCCGCCACGATCCGTATGCCGCTCGAGCAGCCCCTGGATTTCGGCACGTGGGAGATAGCGCATCGCGAGTACTGCGTGGTACGGATCACATCCACCGATGGTGACGCCGGTTTCGGTTTTGGTCTGACACGTGACGGCAGCGTTGACCAAATCGTCGAGACTGCCATCCGCCCTCTGTGTGTTGGGCAGAATGGGAGCGATCCCGCGGTGTTGATTGCCAACTGCGAGGCCCGGAATCGTGCGCTCTTGGGCTCAGGCATCGGTCTCCGTGCTCTGTCGCTCGTCGAAATCGCGCTATGGGATCTTCGTATTCGGACGACTGAGGAGACGCTGGAACATCACTTAGGAGGCGAACCGATAGCCCTTCCTGCGGTAGCGATCATTGGCTATCCACCGACGGCCAGCGCTGACGCCGTCGCGCGCGAGGCGGCAAATCTTTACGGGCGCGGCTGGCGGCACTTCAAGATACCGGTTGCAGCGACAACTGAGCTGACGATCGAACGTGTTCAAGCGGTAGCTGCCTCCGGCGGAAGCCTGGCGCTTGACGGTGCCTGGTCGTTTCGATCGGTAACTGAGGCCGCCGACCTCCTCAGGCGTCTCGAGTGCCCGCTAGCCTGGTTCGAGGATCCTTTCCAGCCGGGGGATGTGCAGTCTCTTACTGAACTCAAGCAAGAAACCGACGTGCGAATCGGAGTTGGCGACGAGCAGGGCGGACCCTACTTCCCGGATGCATTGCTCGAAGCCGGGGTTGTTGATGTACTCAGACTCGATGCTACCTGCATTGGCGGGATTTCCAGATTCAGGTCGATGGCATTGGCGGCATCAGAGGCTGGCCTCCTCGTGTCCCCGCATATGGCGCCTCACCTCCACGCACGAGTCATCGCAGGATTGGGATTGGTGGACTCGCCCATAGAGTGGGGTTTTCCAGCATCCGGCGTGGAGCCACTAACGGATCCATGGGAGCGGCCGCGCCTCGATAACAACGGGAGAATGCGTCCACTTGCTGATTCGCTACCAGCGCCGCGAGCGATGTTCTCTCACTTGCAGCCCTACATAGTCCGTGACCTCGCCGGCATCCTTCAGGTTCGCTAGCCGACGTCTACTGAGAGCAGGCCTAGTTTTGGCAAAAGACACGGCATTGAATCAAAGCCGTTTATCGAAATCCCGTTGGCGATGGGCGAACTCCAACCCTCATGGCGGGTCGAGACGGGTGGTTTCAGATTTAGAGGGAGCCGGTGGCGAACCCTCAATAGCTGAATCACGCTGGCTCCGCTCTCGGCCGAGCTACCCCAGAACCGCTTTCCGCTATGTCAGTAACGGCCTTGGGAGTTGGGCGCCGACGAGCGTTGTTTCGACCTCGGTGAGGTGCCATCCGCCCAGGTTTGCCGTGACTAGACGATCCAGGGAGGGACCGAAGAAGCACAAGTTGGTGGGCGCGTTGAGCGTCATCCCGGTCGCGTCGTCGACCAACACGGACAACTCACCGAGACGAAACCTATAAATTCGGTCTGGCCGGTAGCAGCTGATTAGAAGTGTGCCGTCAGCAGCGAACGCAAGACCATCGGGGACGCTGTCCGGCAACATGACAACGACCTCGTAGTCGTCCAGGATCCCGTCTTCGCGTAGTCGAAGTTTGCTCACCGCCGGAATGCTCGACTCGACGATGTACAAGCTGGTGCCGTCTGGATGCAATGCCAGGCCGTTGGTGAAACCCGCCGCCTCAGTTGAGGCGATGATTGTCGTTCCGTCGGTGAGCACCGAAAAAATCAATCCGTCATTTGACCCCCACGATCCCGAATCGGAAACGTAGAGAACACCGTTCGGCGCAAACGCAGGAAAGTTAGGTGTCTGCATCGCCCTGTCAGGGCTTCCTGCAGAGAATATTGTGGACTCTCCGCTTTCGTGATCCAGGCGAATGACGGCCGATGAGGCCATGTCGCATGCGTAAATCTGGCCCGAACGATCCAAGGCGATCCCCAGTACGAATCCGTCCCAAGACCCGACGTCTTGGGACTCCTCTGTTTCGGGATTGAAACGTGAAATCTTGCCGCTTTCACTTCCGTACACAATCCACCCAGCCGGATCCCATGCCACACCCTCAGCGTGGTCAGTGCCGGCATGTAGCACACTTGGCATGACTTCTCCTGCGCAATCGATTGTTCATACTATCACGGTTGACCCGACTCCACCAGCCGCAGGTAGTGGTCCCGACCAAGACAAAGCGTCAACTATGTGAAGCCCAGCTCGAAGGTGATTGTCAGCGGTCGGCGCTGGGCTCCGCAGGGGGCTGAATCCGCTTCCGAAAGTCGTAGCGCCGCTTCAGGTCCCATCGGGTCTACAACGGACACGACCACTCTCCGCTTGGTCACGGGAGCCGGAAAAGTAGGCAAGGAATGGGCAAGAGGACGTTAAACAGCACACAACAGCTCGAAACGATGAGCATTGTAAGGTCTTTGGCTACAAGGAATTTGGGCTAGGAGCCTTGTAGCCTTTTGCTGCATTCTGCCCGTATGGGAACTGGGTGTCACACCTACCGTCATTAATCACTCCCAGTCGAGAATCACACACCTGTAATTATCGCTCATCCAGGAACAGATCGCGAGCACCCACCCCGCGAAAAACACCAGCCACCTAGAACATGTTCTCGATTCCGATCTACAGATCGAGATTTAGTCCCACCCGGGAAAATGGGTCGCCGTCACACGATCGGAACTGATCGCCGTGGGCGACACCCTCGTAGACGTGCTGCGCGAGGCTCACGACAAGGGGTACCCGACGCCTATCGTCCATCGGGCTCAGAAACTAACACGATCCTTTTCCTCTGATCATGGCCCGCTTCGAGGGGACGGAAACCGCGCCTGGTACGTACTTGCCGCTGATCACTATTGAAATCGTACTGTCAACGCCCGATGAGGAACCGGCGTTGGTTCGGGCACTTGCCCTCATTGATTCCAGCGCGGACGGATCTGTTGTCCCATCGGAGATAGTAGGGGTCGCAGGTATCGAGTTCGGCGATCTCCAGCCAGGACCAAAAGGTATCGGTGCCGGAGGCGAGTTCGAGGTGCGGAAGGTGCTTGGGAGCCTCAGTTGGGATGGTGAGGTCTTTCTAGACGATGAGTTGATGGTGACACAACCCGGGACGCTTCGTGGGCCTTTGCTTGGACGTGCCGACTTCTTT
This window of the Acidobacteriota bacterium genome carries:
- a CDS encoding SDR family oxidoreductase, with protein sequence MSDQQTSVLVTGVASGIGKACAERFLTEGWRVLGWDLIDPELDGIVFEKVDVSDWAAGLKAGRRLPALKAVVNSAGIASRLPATELDHEEWDRLVAVNLTGSFYVARFTFDALSRGTGALIFLGSVAGTAGFANRSAYCASKAGVLALTRCLAIEWATYGIRVMSVSPTFTRTGLVLDGIQSGRTNESDIIDHTPQRRLLEADEVAGVIYQVVQPSFGAVTGSDVLVDAGFNALSGF
- a CDS encoding adenylosuccinate lyase family protein, translated to MTRREKKVGLHNQLEAERVAVSRPFLPLMAAFGEPKFIDLFSASRTVAAWLDVEVALARAQALHGVIPRSAADRIERELRSVEIDHVLVVEGSRKVGYPILPFLEQLVQTDPQVASYVHFGATTQDIMDTALVLQLRGACDEITATCVVLGDALATLAVAERNTVMAGRTHGQQAVPITFGMKVAGWLEEVRRGLVRLDEARGSMEVIQLYGAAGTSAAFGPMSTATRKSVAEILGLGCDDMPWHSVRDRLFGLISALVVLGSATGRIAREIVDLARNEIGEVQEAEGRLSGASSTMPQKANPVLSEAIVGLSEMACTLSAAPLRAMTGRHERPAGEWQMEWDSVPLIVMYAGSALSRGIDLIEGLRVNRERMKANLDVDGGLLMAEALMMKMAPLIGRSEAHELIYDLVGNARVGGVSLAHAVRPILEEHGVSEEFSLDGEEYLGEAEAIVSTAVGRWYETGGDRS
- a CDS encoding SDR family oxidoreductase → MANTVVVTGCGAGIGRAIFDRLLADGYYVVGIEIDAARSADAEAFAGDSGKVVGGDVADRRVLDQALDEAVSVEQLAGWVNNAGVAIPGTLHAPDAEEVDRLLSVNLMGVFWGSATAVRGFVDARTGGSIVNISSIHGVSAFPGWAAYDMAKGGVDALTRYTAVEYGPVGIRANAIAPGAIRTELMQQEVDDAEDPEAMKREFTLLHPLGRLGEAFEIADVAAFLISENSSFLTGQTIAVDGGATARCYRFPPSSELLDRYGSDAN
- a CDS encoding LacI family DNA-binding transcriptional regulator, with translation MPTMRDVAQLAQVDISTVSRVLSDDPAQRVSVETRQRIIDVVDELRYRPNAAARTLRTARSGTVGLVIPDISPVYAEIVKGAQEEAAHLGLAILLASDGVGTTTDYRALYEEGRIDGLIVATARRRPFGLKQLQSAGPVVLVNRRTSANVPYVVVDDAGGARMATRYLLDAGHRAIVYLDGDPDADTSHRRRRGFESEIQKFSGAVPIVEPSGFDERSGYEAGVRLLRVKPEFTAVLAASSRAAIGFLAAARAADVAVPDEVSVIGIHDTTAAEFAWPPLTVVRLPLQDMGKNAVQVLSLLLTGEPVASLTIGEPIDLIERESVRTLN
- a CDS encoding thiamine pyrophosphate-dependent dehydrogenase E1 component subunit alpha, producing the protein MELLAEVLGRSGGTNGGRAGSLLISSPQHRFFGENGIVGGHLPIAVGVGLAFSYNTRRGAQARVSVAVFGDGATNQGMFHEAVNMASVFDWPVVFVCENNLYSELTPIADMVNVERLTDRALAYGVPGISIDGNDVAQVSSAMRAALDRARSGGGPTFLELMTYRLEGHYVGDPGGYRPDLEVEQAWQNEPIRRFQLAEGVTDEVISILETEVRAAVDEAWQDALAQPKPDPRTVGDHVYGA
- a CDS encoding alpha-ketoacid dehydrogenase subunit beta → MAREVTVVQAIRETLGWLLESDEGILVFGEDVGKPGGVFGVTRGLQERFGSDRVFDTPISESAIVGAATGAAMMGLRPICEIMWIDFALLAMDQIINQAAKVRYMSESRLSVPIVIRTQQGVTEGSSSQHSQSFEALFAHIPGLKVVIPSRPADFSSLLIAAAQDPDPVLFIEHRSLYGVKGELPDVMEPANVGQAEVVRSGEDVTVISWGTGLHISLAAAQIADSSGLSVEVIDLRWLEPLDFASIAASVEKTGRAVVVHEAVLKGGFGAEVAARIAEECFWELDAPVRRVGAAFVPMPHAPVLQDAILPNARHLAQVLARTVQV
- a CDS encoding SMP-30/gluconolactonase/LRE family protein, which produces MPSVLHAGTDHAEGVAWDPAGWIVYGSESGKISRFNPETEESQDVGSWDGFVLGIALDRSGQIYACDMASSAVIRLDHESGESTIFSAGSPDRAMQTPNFPAFAPNGVLYVSDSGSWGSNDGLIFSVLTDGTTIIASTEAAGFTNGLALHPDGTSLYIVESSIPAVSKLRLREDGILDDYEVVVMLPDSVPDGLAFAADGTLLISCYRPDRIYRFRLGELSVLVDDATGMTLNAPTNLCFFGPSLDRLVTANLGGWHLTEVETTLVGAQLPRPLLT